In Labrus mixtus chromosome 13, fLabMix1.1, whole genome shotgun sequence, a single genomic region encodes these proteins:
- the sucla2 gene encoding succinate--CoA ligase [ADP-forming] subunit beta, mitochondrial, which yields MATSLICGRLTASLRNSGARNTISSASKVLGGSSGLLGGHVSQVQPPHLQQQQRNLSLHEYMSIGLLKEAGIAVPAGMVASSSDEAYSVAKQIGSKDLVVKAQVLAGGRGKGTFEGGLKGGVRIVYSPEEARDISSQMIGRKLYTKQTGEAGRICNQVFICERRYPRREYYFAITMERAFQGPVLIGSSQGGVNIEDVAAENPDAIVKEPIDIVEGIKMEQAVKVAQKMGFPPALINEAAENMIKLYNVFIKYDASMVEINPMVEDSSGIVMCMDAKINFDSNAEYRQKKVFEMQDWTQEDPRDRQAAKADLNYIGLDGTIGCLVNGAGLAMATMDIIKLHGGTPANFLDVGGGATAHQVTEAFKLITSDRKVQAILVNIFGGIMRCDVIAQGIIMAVRDLDLKIPIVVRLQGTRVDDAKALIAASPLKILACDDLDEAAKMVVKLSEIVSLAKEAQVDITFQLPI from the exons ATGGCGACGTCCCTGATCTGCGGCCGTTTGACGGCTAGCCTGAGAAACTCAGGGGCCAGAAACACTATCAGCTCCGCTTCaaag GTCCTCGGCGGTTCTTCAGGTCTTCTTGGAGGCCATGTGTCCCAGGTGCAGCCCCcccacctgcagcagcagcagaggaaccTGTCCCTTCATGAGTACATGAGCATCGGGCTGCTGAAGGAGGCCGGCATCGCTGTACCTGCCGGCATGGTGGCCAGCTCCTCCGATGAGGCCTACAGTGTGGCCAAGCAAATCG gtTCAAAGGACCTGGTGGTGAAAGCTCAGGTTCTGGCCGGTGGCAGAGGGAAGGGGACTTTTGAGGGCGGACTGAAGGGAGGAGTGCGGATCGTCTACTC gcCAGAGGAAGCGCGAGACATTTCCTCTCAGATGATTGGTCGAAAGCTGTACACCAAGCAGACGGGGGAGGCAGGTCGTATCTGTAACCAGGTGTTCATCTGCGAGCGCAGGTATCCACGCAGAGAGTACTACTTCGCCATCACCATGGAGCGCGCCTTCCAG ggCCCCGTGCTGATTGGCAGCTCTCAGGGGGGTGTGAACATCGAGGATGTGGCGGCAGAAAACCCGGACGCCATCGTGAAGGAGCCCATCGACATTGTGGAGGGAATAAAGATGGAGCAGGCTGTCAAG gtGGCGCAGAAGATGGGCTTCCCTCCAGCTCTGATCAACGAGGCTGCAGAGAACATGATCAAACTTTACAACGTGTTCATCAAGTACGACGCATCCATGGTCGAGATCAACCCCATGGTGGAGGACTCATCTGGCAtcg TGATGTGCATGGACGCCAAGATCAACTTTGACTCCAACGCAGAGTACCGACAGAAGAAGGTGTTCGAGATGCAGGACTGGACCCAGGAGGACCCCCGAGACCGACAGGCCGCCAAGGCCGACCTCAACTACATCGGCCTGGACGGGACCATCGGCTGTCTGG tgAATGGAGCCGGTCTCGCCATGGCCACCATGGACATCATCAAGCTGCACGGCGGTACTCCGGCTAACTTCCTGGATGTAGGGGGCGGAGCCACAGCTCATCAGGTGACCGAGGCCTTCAAGCTCATTACCTCGGACAGAAAG GTTCAGGCCATCCTCGTCAACATCTTTGGCGGCATCATGAGGTGTGATGTCATTGCTCAGGGCATCATCATGGCAGTGAGGGACCTGGACCTCAAGATCCCCATTGTAGTACGGTTACaag gaaCGAGAGTGGACGACGCCAAAGCTCTGATCGCGGCCAGCCCGCTGAAAATCCTGGCCTGTGACGACCTGGACGAAGCCGCCAAaatg GTTGTAAAGCTTTCTGAAATCGTCTCTCTGGCTAAAGAAGCTCAGGTGGACATCACCTTCCAGCTGCCCATCTAG
- the med4 gene encoding mediator of RNA polymerase II transcription subunit 4, protein MATAAEKSTKERLLSVLDDLEVLSRELIEMLALSRSQKLPQPGEDTQVLELLVQRDREFQELMEVAQQQGKVHQEMQLLEKEVEKRDSDIQQLQKQLKEAEHILATAVYQAKEKLKSIDKARKGSISSEEIIKYAHRISASNAVCAPLNWVPGDPRRPYPTDLEMRSGMLGHMANLPTNGVNGHLPGDALAAGRLPDVLTPHYPWQSSDVSVGMLPPHHGNDFGLEPPGHNKENEDDVEAMSTDSSSSSSDSD, encoded by the exons TTATCCCG GGAGCTCATCGAGATGCTGGCTCTGTCCAGGAGTCAGAAACTTCCCCAGCCCGGAGAGGACACTCAG GTCCTGGAGCTGCTGGTGCAGAGGGACAGGGAGTTCCAGGAGCTGATGGAGGTGGCTCAGCAGCAGGGGAAGGTGCACCAGGAGATGCAGCTGCtggagaaggaggtggagaagagagATAGCGACATTCAGCAGCTCCAgaagcagctgaaggaggccgaACACATCCTG gcCACTGCAGTTTACCAGgccaaagaaaaactaaaatctaTCGATAAAGCCAGGAAAG GAAGCATCTCCTCAGAAGAAATCATCAAGTACGCTCACAGGATCAGTGCGAGTAACGCTGTGTGTGCTCCCTTGAACTGGGTCCCAG GTGATCCTCGCAGACCCTACCCCACAGACCTGGAGATGCGCAGTGGGATGCTGGGTCACATGGCCAACCTTCCCACCAACGGCGTGAACGGCCACCTGCCCGGTGACGCTCTGGCTGCTGGGAGGCTTCCAG ACGTCCTGACGCCTCACTACCCCTGGCAATCCTCAGACGTCTCCGTGGGGATGCTGCCCCCTCACCACGGCAACGACTTCGGCCTGGAGCCTCCGGGTCACAACAAGGAGAACGAGGACGACGTGGAGGCCATGTCGACGGattcctccagcagcagcagcgactcGGACTGA